A window of Labeo rohita strain BAU-BD-2019 unplaced genomic scaffold, IGBB_LRoh.1.0 scaffold_150, whole genome shotgun sequence contains these coding sequences:
- the LOC127158426 gene encoding uncharacterized protein LOC127158426 — protein SGNSGVNYTHVFISSGENVHLPCNNDLHDCNSTTWIYNRFRHSAAVELIGLGIKKKDIESHERLSLGSDCSLNIKNITEDDYGLYTCRQYVNNKLQGADACVYLHVLHVSSSSSQTEISAGSSVTLSCQLYSHSYTGVSCDDWIRSEGIQLFWVNQAGVKLTISDSRYQESAPGHCIITVNTTLLNEDDNRKWRCEVTHRNQVKTSGFQVTN, from the exons TCAGGTAACAGTGGAGTGAATTACACTCATGTGTTCATCAGTTCTGGTGAAAATGTCCATCTGCCCTGTAATAATGATCTTCATGACTGCAATTCAACTACATGGATCTATAACAGATTCAGACATTCAGCAGCAGTTGAACTGATTGGTTTAGGAataaagaagaaagacattGAGAGTCATGAGAGACTGAGTCTGGGGTCTGACTGCTCTCTGAACATCAAGAACATCACAGAAGACGATTATGGACTTTACACCTGCCGACAATATGTGAACAACAAACTACAAGGAGCTGATGCATGTGTTTATCTGCATGTTCTTCATG tctcttcatcatcctcacagACTGAGATCAGTGCAGGCAGCTCTGTGACTCTCTCCTGTCAGTTGTATTCACATTCATATACTGGAGTCTCTTGTGATGATTGGATTCGTTCTGAAGGAATCCAGCTGTTCTGGGTGAATCAGGCTGGTGTTAAACTGACAATATCAGACTCCAGATATCAGGAATCAGCTCCAGGACACTGTATCATCACTGTGAATacaacactcctgaatgaagATGACAACAGAAAGTGGAGATGTGAAGTTACTCACAGAAATCAGGTCAAGACCTCAGGATTTCAGGTGACAAACTAA